A region of Hoplias malabaricus isolate fHopMal1 chromosome 12, fHopMal1.hap1, whole genome shotgun sequence DNA encodes the following proteins:
- the LOC136663996 gene encoding uncharacterized protein C13orf42, which yields MFKKINAAFRPNNGHRTREDYHSACTVKLVRSTSMLVVGEKSTVRQDSTLKRSVSAVSVESSTALCYYHSREDRIWLYSQNQNCLEYLQELVALRRQYTKSISDLKYLERQETISSKKKPAPQPPRPTQHRPVQRPSPEPSAPPIPSEEDTLQFFDAVIASCDSERARKPLVDDGHADVDFVVATSTSEHDLHSNWVLRDPRRISMDESRLKQADKSTNEGGWKKVVGGTTGSTRRLQRNPIHLPKVVESAFQTLRFKPKLKKKD from the exons ATGTTCAAGAAAATCAATGCCGCTTTCCGCCCCAACAATGGGCATCGGACACGGGAGGATTACCACAGTGCATGCACCGTAAAGCTGGTACGCAGTACGTCTATGCTTGTGGTTGGAGAGAAGAGCACTGTGAGGCAGGACTCGACTCTGAAGCGAAGTGTTAGTGCGGTCAGCGTGGAGTCCAGTACAGCTCTGTGTTACTATCACAGCCGGGAGGACAGGATATGGCTCTATTCTCAGAACCAGAACTGTCTGGAGTACCTACAGGAACTGGTGGCACTCCGACGACAGTATACCAAAAGCATCAGTGACCTTAAGTATTTGGAACGTCAGGAGACCATCTCCAGCAAGAAAAAGCCTGCACCGCAGCCACCACGGCCAACACAACACAGACCCGTCCAG CGTCCAAGTCCAGAACCCTCAGCTCCACCCATCCCCAGTGAAGAGGACACACTGCAGTTCTTCGATGCCGTTATTGCCAGTTGCGACTCTGAACGTGCCAGAAAACCTCTTGTGGATGATGGCCATGCAGATGTGGACTTTGTTG TGGCTACCAGCACAAGCGAACACGACCTCCACTCCAACTGGGTTCTGCGGGACCCTCGGCGGATCTCCATGGACGAGTCTCGTCTGAAGCAGGCGGACAAGAGCACGAATGAAGGTGGATGGAAGAAGGTGGTTGGAGGGACTACGGGCAGCACCAGGCGTCTGCAGCGAAACCCCATTCACCTTCCTAAAGTGGTGGAGAGTGCCTTCCAGACGCTGCGCTTCAAACCCAAGCTGAAGAAGAAAGATTAG
- the LOC136710826 gene encoding TLR adapter interacting with SLC15A4 on the lysosome translates to MLCESSLWYVMFCADSESVDPPAPCPATALKSPPLTSTLSAKLLPPVRSSSRQQSNKYGSSREAQAQKGDSQPSSSDLMDCRHLSPGVGIPGRAESSCAEAFLVPSSCQSICQHYSDLHIAGEQVLPLSPSVGDPEGSCLQDLHPGPFLVSGDVPLPSLLPPLQVPEPKTSRWREGSGRERPSLLQDGRPLSNSQLNSYLEQKLLDLYKEYLTEGPAGPRPLMASEILQSSLEQITLQLSRDQKMEAARAKDKLLSFLLRATSNHQSSQISTPQLQISSQIK, encoded by the coding sequence ATGCTATGTGAAAGCAGTCTGTGGTACGTGATGTTTTGCGCCGACTCTGAGAGTGTTGACCCTCCGGCACCATGTCCAGCAACAGCTCTGAAATCTCCTCCACTGACCTCAACACTTTCTGCAAAACTGCTGCCTCCAGTTCGGTCATCTTCGAGGCAGCAAAGCAACAAATACGGCTCCTCTAGAGAGGCCCAGGCCCAGAAGGGTGACTCTCAGCCATCTTCTTCAGACCTTATGGACTGCAGGCATCTCTCTCCAGGTGTGGGAATCCCTGGCAGAGCAGAGTCTTCGTGTGCTGAAGCCTTCCTGGTGCCCTCCAGCTGCCAGAGCATCTGCCAACATTACAGCGACCTGCACATCGCTGGGGAGCAGGTGCTGCCTCTCAGCCCCAGTGTGGGAGATCCTGAGGGCAGCTGCTTGCAGGATCTCCACCCTGGACCCTTTTTGGTGTCTGGAGATGTTCCTCTACCCTCCCTGCTTCCTCctctccaggtccctgagcCCAAGACTTCCAGATGGAGGGAAGGCAGCGGGCGTGAGCGTCCCTCTCTGCTCCAGGACGGTCGGCCACTCTCCAACTCCCAGCTGAACAGTTACCTGGAGCAGAAACTTTTAGATCTGTACAAAGAATACCTGACCGAGGGTCCAGCAGGGCCACGGCCCCTCATGGCCTCAGAGATCCTGCAGAGCAGCCTGGAGCAGATCACGTTGCAGCTAAGCCGAGACCAGAAGATGGAGGCGGCACGAGCAAAAGACAAGCTCCTGAGCTTCCTGCTGAGAGCCACCAGCAACCACCAGTCCAGTCAGATCAGCACCCCACAGCTCCAGATCTCCAGCCAGATCAAGTGA